In a genomic window of Niallia taxi:
- a CDS encoding M15 family metallopeptidase: protein MKKWGFFIIIAILLSAFTKLPNLLEKDQIKEYSIVKNGNVDLFPSEKQKNFKLTSKHIYNGDLLLVNNMLPIQENSIKSDIVNLAEHPKLTKQYALLNNDITLSKEIGLKFSNMIAAAKKDGVNHFMISSGFRDFAEQASLYETLGSDYALPAGYSEHNLGLSLDIGSTKKTMYEAEEGKWIENNAWKYGFILRYPKDKSAITGIEYEPWHIRYVGLPHSIIMHEKNFVLEEYLDYLKKKKTITITIDQKVYTLSYYHVTQNLTIQVPVNGQFEISGNNIDGVIVTSYLYK, encoded by the coding sequence GTGAAGAAGTGGGGATTTTTTATTATTATTGCGATATTATTAAGCGCTTTTACTAAACTACCAAATTTGTTGGAAAAGGATCAAATAAAGGAATACTCTATCGTAAAAAATGGAAATGTAGATCTGTTTCCTTCTGAAAAGCAAAAAAATTTCAAGCTGACTTCTAAACACATTTATAACGGAGACCTTCTATTGGTTAACAATATGCTTCCTATTCAAGAAAATAGTATAAAATCTGATATCGTAAATTTAGCTGAGCATCCTAAATTAACAAAGCAGTATGCATTACTTAATAATGACATAACATTATCAAAGGAAATCGGCCTTAAGTTTTCTAATATGATTGCCGCAGCAAAAAAAGATGGAGTTAATCACTTTATGATTAGCAGCGGATTCCGAGATTTTGCTGAGCAAGCTAGTCTTTACGAGACATTAGGATCAGACTATGCACTCCCAGCCGGATATAGTGAACATAATTTAGGCTTATCACTTGATATTGGTTCAACAAAAAAGACTATGTATGAAGCAGAAGAAGGAAAATGGATAGAAAACAATGCTTGGAAATACGGTTTTATTTTACGATATCCAAAGGATAAATCAGCTATTACTGGGATTGAGTATGAACCATGGCATATTCGTTATGTCGGATTACCACACAGTATTATCATGCACGAAAAAAATTTTGTTTTAGAAGAATATTTGGATTACTTAAAGAAAAAGAAAACTATTACCATTACAATTGACCAAAAGGTATATACGCTTTCTTATTATCATGTCACACAAAATTTAACGATCCAAGTACCTGTGAACGGTCAATTTGAAATTTCGGGTAATAATATCGATGGTGTAATTGTAACGAGTTATTTATATAAGTGA
- a CDS encoding ATP-binding cassette domain-containing protein — MKINQLIANNINRLNTVLPEDLSLGIAGLSGSGKTTFCQTIGEESKKRLVSLLPKAEYQYLFSNIMETNFSAIKMEEMPLVLFLGKSSISSNPRSTIGTHTGVFKEIRERLGEVFHVSPEVFSFNNALGWCPACKGRGTTKNVACKKCEGRRYNPEVEQYTLSLFNQPHSISDINDLSMETILSLSDELNISDERQKILQNIINMNIGYLSLNRIMGTLSGGELTRMYLAEFMAASSNSVIIIDEISVGLDHNTLLQILEQIKQLGYKNQIWLIDHSDTVLNTTDEQLFFGPGSGKYGGKIVKESPRPEPVYWSRKQDDPTDYYQFHDLYCRNIQMDEIQIPKNRLVTFTGESGCGKSTLVNECISKDFMKRYPKDKLVMVGQDRNQSITSRSTIATFLDIKKKLTKYSEEIDDIFQRSIEDIIAELPNEDIAHKRLSLLIKLGLGYLTLERKTQTLSTGEFQCVHLVSELYANTRNPHTLFIFDEPSKGLSQNILNQFIDSVRVILNDESVSIIMIEHNAYMLESSDFIIDFGKRQQEPVRHLDVVGHDNYFTKHTTEHDRAPVHISSTLEDKNGITYLKENHIEYFKSAENTYKGGILKSLSSMARLIYGEYESDKIAPVIAIDLERHLYSQYSFLYEMGGLINHLVAAHPTNKDTRSFDFFSQDNHCPSCSGRMEVEKFDFELVIQDKTVPFWDGLLHPDVMEVLKFYQHAKIEFLFAEIKNELGQNLSKSYNDLTEAEKHTFLYGYWEKSFYDKATKSSKKWEGFNFILGRYMVISKSIIKEQMKQSKEMIPCPICNGTILNHKKKLSFDNIDIREIIQLPINQVIEIVGQVPELEKLQSIVGGDMVLTEDVSLLPRETQVALKMFELEQASFAGYEVILQNALPFWGRINRNIEAISSKNQLTICDFAKIEETREAIIDKYFNNGKFKKLTYVYEAFGYKKLVTQINKIKTSHQCPFCKGKKVISEDNLHDGVYKLSVPCVSCYASGINDEGRKELVEGIQVQTWLTGKVRDVVEAANMEEVADIPIFNRIRELNKRDLMAVYHYLEQSK; from the coding sequence ATGAAAATAAATCAATTAATTGCCAACAATATTAATCGCTTAAATACCGTTTTGCCTGAGGATTTATCGTTAGGAATTGCCGGATTATCCGGTTCTGGAAAAACAACATTTTGCCAAACGATAGGGGAAGAATCAAAAAAACGGCTCGTTTCTTTATTGCCTAAGGCTGAATATCAATACCTGTTTTCTAATATAATGGAAACGAATTTTAGTGCTATCAAGATGGAGGAAATGCCTTTAGTTCTTTTTCTTGGAAAATCATCGATTTCATCGAATCCACGCTCAACGATTGGCACACATACAGGTGTTTTTAAGGAAATTCGGGAACGGTTAGGTGAAGTCTTTCATGTTTCACCAGAAGTATTCTCCTTTAATAATGCATTAGGCTGGTGTCCTGCATGTAAGGGGCGCGGAACTACAAAAAACGTTGCATGCAAAAAATGCGAGGGCAGACGGTACAATCCTGAGGTGGAGCAATATACGCTGTCCTTATTTAATCAGCCACATAGCATTTCTGATATTAATGATTTAAGCATGGAAACAATTCTTTCATTATCAGACGAATTAAATATAAGCGACGAAAGACAAAAAATCCTCCAAAATATCATCAATATGAATATTGGCTATTTATCGTTAAACCGCATAATGGGCACATTATCAGGCGGAGAATTAACGCGAATGTACTTAGCGGAGTTTATGGCAGCCAGCAGTAACAGCGTGATCATTATTGATGAAATTTCCGTTGGGCTTGATCACAATACGTTGCTGCAAATTTTGGAGCAAATCAAACAACTCGGTTATAAAAATCAAATTTGGCTTATTGACCACTCTGATACAGTTTTGAATACGACAGATGAGCAATTGTTTTTCGGTCCAGGCAGTGGAAAATACGGCGGGAAAATTGTCAAGGAATCACCTAGGCCTGAACCAGTTTATTGGAGTCGTAAACAAGATGATCCCACTGATTACTATCAATTTCACGACTTATACTGTCGAAACATTCAAATGGATGAAATCCAAATCCCCAAAAACAGACTTGTTACCTTTACAGGTGAATCTGGATGTGGCAAATCGACGCTTGTAAACGAATGTATCTCAAAGGATTTTATGAAGCGATATCCAAAGGATAAGCTGGTCATGGTTGGACAAGACCGCAACCAGTCAATTACAAGCAGGTCCACAATTGCGACATTCCTTGATATAAAAAAGAAGCTGACGAAATACAGTGAAGAAATTGATGACATCTTCCAGCGTTCCATAGAAGATATTATTGCGGAGCTTCCTAATGAAGATATTGCCCATAAACGGTTGAGCTTGCTTATTAAACTTGGACTAGGTTACTTGACATTAGAAAGAAAAACACAAACATTATCAACTGGTGAGTTTCAATGTGTTCATTTAGTTTCTGAGCTGTATGCAAATACTAGAAATCCTCATACATTATTTATTTTCGATGAACCATCAAAAGGATTATCTCAAAATATATTAAACCAGTTTATTGATAGCGTTAGGGTTATTTTAAATGACGAATCTGTTTCAATCATCATGATTGAACATAATGCCTATATGCTAGAAAGCTCTGATTTTATTATTGATTTTGGCAAAAGGCAGCAGGAGCCTGTCAGACATCTTGATGTCGTCGGTCATGATAACTATTTTACAAAGCATACTACTGAACATGATCGCGCTCCTGTACATATTTCTTCCACTTTAGAAGATAAAAACGGGATTACTTACTTAAAAGAAAACCATATTGAATACTTTAAAAGTGCGGAAAACACATATAAAGGTGGTATTTTAAAAAGCTTATCTTCCATGGCTCGGTTGATTTACGGTGAATATGAATCAGATAAAATTGCACCTGTTATCGCTATTGATTTAGAAAGACACTTATATAGTCAATACAGTTTTCTTTATGAAATGGGCGGATTGATTAATCATCTAGTTGCTGCACATCCAACAAATAAAGATACGAGAAGCTTTGATTTTTTCAGTCAGGATAATCATTGTCCAAGCTGTTCAGGTCGGATGGAAGTGGAGAAGTTTGATTTTGAATTAGTTATTCAAGATAAAACAGTTCCATTTTGGGACGGGCTTTTACATCCGGACGTGATGGAGGTGTTGAAATTCTATCAGCATGCCAAAATAGAGTTCCTGTTTGCAGAAATAAAAAATGAACTTGGCCAGAATTTAAGTAAAAGCTACAATGATTTGACAGAAGCAGAAAAACATACATTTTTATATGGATATTGGGAAAAGTCATTTTATGATAAAGCAACAAAGTCCTCGAAAAAATGGGAAGGCTTTAACTTTATCCTTGGACGGTATATGGTTATTTCCAAATCAATAATAAAAGAGCAAATGAAGCAATCAAAGGAAATGATTCCTTGCCCAATTTGTAATGGGACTATTTTAAACCATAAGAAAAAATTGAGCTTTGATAACATTGATATTAGAGAGATAATCCAACTGCCTATTAATCAAGTGATTGAAATAGTAGGACAAGTACCTGAGCTTGAAAAGCTTCAATCAATCGTTGGCGGCGACATGGTTCTTACAGAAGATGTTTCCTTACTTCCGAGAGAAACACAGGTAGCGTTGAAAATGTTTGAGTTAGAGCAAGCAAGCTTTGCTGGTTATGAGGTAATCCTACAAAATGCATTGCCATTCTGGGGCCGAATTAACAGGAATATAGAAGCAATAAGCAGCAAAAATCAGCTGACAATCTGTGATTTTGCCAAAATTGAAGAAACAAGGGAAGCCATTATTGATAAATATTTCAACAATGGTAAATTCAAAAAACTAACTTATGTATATGAAGCGTTTGGCTACAAAAAGCTTGTAACGCAAATCAACAAAATAAAAACAAGCCATCAATGTCCATTCTGCAAAGGAAAAAAAGTCATTTCAGAGGACAATTTGCATGATGGTGTTTATAAATTATCCGTTCCTTGTGTCAGCTGCTATGCGAGCGGCATTAACGACGAAGGTCGTAAAGAGCTGGTTGAAGGAATTCAAGTACAAACATGGCTGACAGGCAAGGTAAGGGATGTGGTGGAAGCTGCAAATATGGAGGAAGTAGCAGATATACCAATTTTCAACCGGATACGAGAGCTGAATAAACGAGATTTAATGGCAGTATATCATTATCTTGAGCAGAGTAAATAA
- a CDS encoding DNA alkylation repair protein, with protein MEFKTVMEELEALGKERMKKMYMTNGAQEPLFGAATGAMKPIKRKIKINQPLAEELYATGNYDAMYFAGVIADPKAMTEADFDRWIDKAYFYMLSDYVVAVTLSESDIAQEVSDKWIESGEELKMSAGWSCYCWLLGNRKDSEFSEDKISNMLDKVKSSIHEAPERTKSAMNNFVYTVGVSYKPLHEKAVETAKQIGVVEMKRDNKKSSFLNASENIQKQVDLGKLGFKRKYVRC; from the coding sequence TTGGAATTTAAAACGGTTATGGAAGAGCTAGAAGCACTTGGTAAGGAAAGAATGAAAAAAATGTACATGACAAATGGTGCACAGGAGCCATTATTTGGGGCAGCAACAGGTGCGATGAAACCAATTAAAAGGAAAATAAAAATAAATCAGCCATTGGCAGAAGAGCTATACGCAACAGGAAATTATGATGCTATGTATTTTGCAGGTGTTATTGCCGATCCAAAAGCGATGACGGAAGCAGATTTTGATCGTTGGATTGATAAAGCATACTTTTATATGCTGTCCGATTATGTGGTAGCGGTAACATTGTCCGAGTCAGATATTGCTCAAGAGGTTTCAGATAAATGGATTGAAAGCGGAGAAGAGCTGAAAATGTCGGCAGGATGGAGCTGTTATTGCTGGCTTTTAGGCAATCGTAAGGACAGTGAATTCTCTGAAGACAAGATTTCCAATATGCTTGATAAGGTGAAATCTTCGATTCATGAGGCACCAGAACGAACAAAATCAGCGATGAATAATTTTGTATACACGGTTGGCGTTTCTTATAAACCGCTTCATGAAAAAGCAGTTGAGACTGCAAAGCAAATTGGTGTGGTAGAAATGAAACGGGATAACAAAAAAAGCAGTTTTCTTAATGCATCTGAAAATATCCAAAAACAAGTGGATTTAGGAAAGCTTGGCTTCAAACGCAAGTATGTTAGATGTTAA
- a CDS encoding cation diffusion facilitator family transporter produces the protein MKELFILLKQGNKAALTAGIVNAIIATIRGIAFAFTGNVAMFAETMHGIGDAANQFFVYIGSALSKKAPTERFPSGFGRLVNLVLLGAVLIVGIMSYETIKEGVHHIIHPTESAGFAIVVSVLAIGVVLESSVLYKAMKEIMHETNSSAKGMQIIFKSFQLVGKAKPATKLVFMEDLVAAGGGLLALAAVIISKYTGFHALEGIASVIIGIMMFFVVGKVFLDNAAGVIGESDDEMEIQIGQLVMQDPLVKDIQELVVIKEGEHFHAEVKVELAPTLTIAEADNVRLRIEAKIGQVEGITDVIIEFVKDDGILNWKPEENPNI, from the coding sequence ATGAAAGAGTTATTTATTCTATTGAAACAGGGAAACAAAGCGGCCTTAACGGCAGGGATTGTCAATGCCATTATTGCCACAATTAGAGGAATTGCGTTTGCCTTTACAGGAAACGTTGCAATGTTTGCAGAAACCATGCATGGAATCGGGGATGCAGCCAATCAATTCTTTGTTTATATTGGTTCAGCACTTTCTAAAAAGGCTCCAACAGAACGATTTCCTAGTGGTTTTGGAAGATTAGTCAACTTAGTATTACTAGGTGCAGTATTAATTGTTGGAATTATGAGTTATGAAACGATTAAAGAAGGCGTTCACCATATCATTCATCCAACAGAATCTGCTGGATTTGCGATTGTTGTAAGTGTATTAGCTATTGGAGTCGTTTTAGAGTCTTCTGTGCTATACAAAGCAATGAAGGAAATCATGCATGAAACAAATTCTTCGGCAAAAGGAATGCAGATCATTTTCAAAAGCTTTCAGTTAGTTGGGAAAGCAAAACCAGCCACAAAATTGGTATTCATGGAGGATTTAGTTGCTGCTGGTGGCGGTCTACTAGCTTTAGCTGCTGTTATCATTTCTAAATATACTGGTTTCCATGCATTAGAGGGAATTGCTTCCGTTATTATCGGAATTATGATGTTTTTTGTTGTTGGAAAGGTATTTCTTGACAATGCCGCAGGTGTAATTGGCGAATCAGATGATGAAATGGAAATCCAAATTGGTCAGCTTGTCATGCAGGATCCTTTAGTGAAAGATATCCAAGAATTAGTCGTTATTAAAGAGGGCGAACACTTCCATGCGGAAGTAAAAGTGGAGCTAGCTCCAACTCTTACTATCGCTGAAGCAGATAATGTCAGACTTAGGATAGAGGCTAAAATTGGACAAGTAGAAGGCATTACAGATGTTATTATCGAGTTTGTTAAAGATGACGGCATTCTTAATTGGAAACCGGAAGAAAATCCGAACATTTAA
- a CDS encoding YdeI/OmpD-associated family protein, producing MTTLNPKVDEFINKAKSWQEEYIKLRSIIRDCELTEEFKWMHPCYTLNNKNIVLIHGFKEYVALLFHKGALLKDPEGILVQQTENVQAARQIRFTNLQEIVEKEAVIKAYIHEAIAVEEAGLEVELKKNEEYSVPEELQQKFAENPAFKEAFEALTPGRQRAYLLHFSQAKQAKTREARIEKYLPHILEGKGLNDK from the coding sequence ATGACAACATTAAATCCGAAGGTTGATGAGTTTATAAATAAAGCCAAGAGCTGGCAGGAGGAATATATTAAGCTGAGAAGCATTATTCGCGACTGCGAGCTTACTGAAGAATTTAAGTGGATGCATCCCTGTTATACGCTAAATAACAAAAACATTGTGTTAATACATGGCTTTAAAGAATATGTTGCATTGCTGTTTCATAAAGGTGCGTTGCTAAAGGATCCAGAGGGGATTTTAGTTCAACAAACAGAAAATGTCCAAGCAGCCCGTCAAATTCGCTTTACTAATTTACAAGAAATAGTGGAAAAGGAAGCAGTTATAAAAGCCTATATTCACGAAGCAATAGCAGTCGAGGAAGCTGGCTTAGAGGTAGAGCTTAAAAAGAATGAAGAATACAGCGTACCAGAAGAGCTTCAGCAAAAATTCGCTGAAAATCCTGCGTTTAAAGAAGCTTTTGAAGCATTAACACCTGGGAGACAAAGAGCCTATCTGTTGCATTTTTCGCAAGCAAAACAGGCGAAAACAAGAGAGGCAAGAATAGAAAAGTATTTACCGCATATTCTTGAGGGGAAAGGCTTAAATGATAAGTAA
- a CDS encoding DNA-binding protein, protein MDIDFFWIGAGLAVFGYFIGDGLKNFKNPKGSPSGHPTLIKEKDLYIYLGLRPEEVKELLVKYPEAPKLVLKGTTYYPYEHFTQWLSSEDIYKNR, encoded by the coding sequence GTGGATATTGATTTTTTCTGGATAGGTGCAGGCTTAGCTGTGTTTGGTTATTTTATCGGAGATGGATTGAAAAATTTCAAAAATCCAAAAGGAAGCCCGTCAGGACATCCAACTCTAATTAAAGAAAAAGACTTATATATTTATTTAGGCTTGAGACCAGAAGAGGTGAAAGAGCTGTTAGTAAAGTATCCCGAAGCACCTAAGCTAGTGTTAAAAGGAACTACCTATTATCCGTATGAACACTTCACACAATGGCTCTCATCAGAAGATATTTATAAAAACAGATAG
- a CDS encoding M24 family metallopeptidase, with protein sequence MMITRKTIEYTKVPEPTTPAANEPVDLNDETLEQHKQKILKRMQEKQLDVIVVYADREHGVNFGYLTGFEPRFEEAALVLHKDGKAYMMLGNESLRMQQYSRIKVEAVHTPYFSLPNQPMETSKTLAGLMEDAGIKQGMKVGIAGWKLFTSSLEDNEQIYDVPYFIVTAIKEVVGEQGLLLNATSIFIHPGSGARVIMNANEIAHYEFGASLASDRMLRLLNKLQTGMTEMELAGELAAWGQQTNVQTIVATGDRFTNAVVAPRAKKVSIGDKFSATLGFRGGLSSRSGYAVTSQEDLPEEVRDYLEAVAKPYYAASVAWYENIAIGLRGNEMYELIEEVIPKAEYGWKLNPGHLTAGEEWMSSPIYSGSEIPVESGMLFQMDIIPSIPGYGGASAEDGVAIADEKLRDELAALYPDVWERIQARRDYMINTLGINLKPEVLPLSTINGYMRPYLLNKQYAFKVKS encoded by the coding sequence ATGATGATTACAAGGAAGACAATCGAGTACACAAAAGTGCCTGAACCAACTACACCGGCTGCTAATGAGCCGGTAGATTTAAATGATGAAACACTCGAACAGCATAAACAGAAAATATTGAAGCGCATGCAGGAAAAGCAGCTTGATGTAATAGTCGTATATGCAGACAGGGAGCATGGCGTGAATTTTGGCTATTTAACTGGGTTTGAACCGAGATTTGAGGAAGCGGCATTAGTACTTCATAAAGACGGCAAGGCTTATATGATGTTAGGAAATGAATCGTTAAGGATGCAGCAATACAGTCGTATTAAAGTGGAAGCAGTACATACACCTTATTTCTCTTTGCCTAATCAGCCGATGGAAACCAGCAAAACATTGGCTGGATTGATGGAGGATGCCGGGATAAAACAGGGGATGAAGGTGGGAATTGCCGGATGGAAGCTGTTCACAAGTTCATTAGAGGATAATGAGCAAATCTATGATGTGCCATATTTTATCGTTACAGCAATTAAAGAGGTAGTTGGAGAGCAAGGCTTATTACTAAATGCAACTTCCATATTTATTCATCCAGGCTCCGGGGCACGGGTCATTATGAACGCCAACGAAATAGCCCATTATGAGTTTGGTGCTTCATTAGCATCAGACCGCATGCTGCGCTTACTTAATAAACTGCAAACTGGCATGACGGAAATGGAGCTTGCTGGTGAACTGGCAGCCTGGGGCCAGCAGACGAATGTGCAGACGATTGTTGCAACAGGCGACAGATTTACAAATGCAGTCGTAGCACCTCGAGCAAAAAAAGTAAGCATTGGTGATAAGTTTTCCGCAACATTAGGATTTAGAGGCGGCCTAAGCAGCAGATCTGGTTATGCTGTCACATCACAGGAAGATCTTCCAGAAGAGGTGAGAGACTATTTAGAGGCAGTAGCCAAGCCATATTATGCTGCAAGTGTAGCATGGTATGAAAATATCGCGATTGGTTTGCGTGGCAATGAAATGTATGAATTGATTGAAGAGGTTATTCCGAAGGCTGAATATGGCTGGAAGCTGAATCCGGGCCACTTAACAGCAGGAGAAGAATGGATGTCATCCCCAATATACTCTGGATCTGAAATTCCTGTAGAAAGTGGAATGCTATTCCAAATGGATATCATTCCAAGTATCCCTGGCTATGGTGGTGCTAGTGCAGAGGATGGTGTTGCGATTGCTGACGAAAAATTAAGAGATGAGCTTGCAGCACTATATCCAGATGTTTGGGAGCGAATTCAAGCAAGACGGGATTATATGATTAATACATTAGGAATCAATCTCAAGCCAGAAGTACTGCCACTGTCTACTATTAATGGCTATATGCGACCATACCTATTAAACAAACAATATGCATTTAAGGTGAAAAGCTAA